The sequence below is a genomic window from Leisingera sp. M658.
CAAGGTCAGCGAATGCACCAACGACCAGGCCATCCGGATTGAGGTTGACGCCAATGTAGCCGGCGCCCCGCTGACACCGTTGGATATGGCCGTGTTTCTGGCCGCGCACAAAGAGCTGTATGAGCGGGAAAACCCCGAGACAGCGCAAGGCAAAGCTGGCGCGCATGGCCGCTGGGATGCAAACGACAAAATGTCGCTTGCATCATTTAGCGCCAATGCCGCCGAAACATTTGGAAAATCTCAGAAGACAATGCAGCGCCTGATCAGCGTCGGCGAAAAGCTGTCTAAGGACGAAATCGCCCAACTGCGGGACGCACCGAACAAGGTGCAATTCAAAGACCTGGAACACATCGCCAAATGCGGCGAACAGACAGACCGCAGTGCGATCTGCGCGGCTCTGGGCAGCGGTGAAGCGAAATCCGCCAAAGAGGTGCTGGCCCGCAAAAAGGCCCCCGGAGCGGCGGTGCAATCCACCACGGACCAGCAGGCCGCCAAGATCACCGACGCCTGGTTGCGCGGTTCCAAAGCTGCACGGACGCAGTTTGCGGAGAAATTCCGCGATGAGCTGCTGGAGCTTCTGCAGGACGCCGAAGACAGTGACACGCCCGCCTCTGAAGTTGTGATGTTTCAAGCCCACAACCGGGAGGCCGGTTGATGGACAGCGGCATCACACCCGAAAAGGAATGGTGGACGGCAGCGGAGCTTGCCGAGGCCAAGCTGCCGGGATTGCCAGGCAGCGTGCGCGGAGTGAACGCTTTTGCAGAGCGCTGGGGCTGGAAAAACAACCCGGCAGCGTTGCAACGCAGGCCGGGGCGCGGTGGCGGGCTGCTGTTTCATTGGTCGGTGCTGCCGTCTGCTGCCCGTGAAAAACTGGCGATGCAGGAAGCCGCCGCGCCAGTCGAGCGCCCTGACCGGACTACCGCCTGGGTGACCTATGAAAAGCTGTCCCAGAAGGCCAAAGACGAGGCTGCGGCACGGCTGGATGCAATCCAGAAAGTTGAGCTGCTGCATGGCAGCGGAACAACCCACGTTCAGGCTGTGGCAACAATTGCGGCTGAGTTCAACGCCAGCCCGCGCACGATCTATAACTGGCTGGCGCTGGTTGAGGGCATTCCGGCGGTGGATCAGCTTGCCTACCTGGCGCCTCAGCCGCCCAAGAAACGCACGCGGAAAGAAGATCGCGCCCAGTTCAAGCCGTTCATGGACTGGCTGAAAAGCGCCTTCCTGCAATTTGAGGGGCCGACGTTTTCCCAATGCTACAGGAAGGCGAAGCTTAAAGCCGAAAAAGAAGGCTGGCCCTTCCCCATCCAGAAAACCGCCAAGCGGTGGGTGGATGCTGAGGTGCAGCGCACCACCCAGATTTATACCCGTGAAGGCCCACGCGGGCTGATGCGCTGTTATCCGGCGCAGATCCGCGACCGGTCTTCGCTGACGGCGATGGAAGCCGTCAACGCCGACTGCCACAAGATCGACGTCTTTGTCGAATGGCCCGACGGCACCGTAAACCGCCCCCAAATCATCGCGTTTCAGGACCTTTACTCCAACAAGATCCTGTCCTGGCGGGTGGACCATGACCCCAACAAAGTCATGGTGATGGCGGCCTTTGGCGAAATGATCGACAACTGGCGCATTCCCAAGCGGTGCCTGTTCGACAACGGCCATGAGTTCGCAAACAAGTGGATGACGGCGGGCGCACCCACCCGGTTCCGGTTCAAGATCCGGGAGACAGATCCGGTTGGCGTTCTGCCGCTGCTGGGCATTCAAATGCACTGGGCTACCCCGGCGCACGGACAGGCTAAGCCGATTGAACGGGCCTTCCGGGACATTGCCAGCGACATTGCAAAAGACCCCCGCTTTGCGGGTGCCTATGTCGGCAACCGCCCGACCGCAAAACCGGAAAACTACGGCAGCCGCGCTGTGAAACTGGCAGAGTTTCTGGAAGTCCTGGCCGAAGGCATTGAAGAACACAATGCCCGCCCCGGCCGCCGCTCTGCCAACGCAAACGGCAGGTCTTTTGATGAGACGTTTGCAGACAGCTACGCCTCAACCACGCTTCTGAAGGCGACCGAAGAACAGCGCAATCTTTGGCTGATGGGCCAGGACACCGGCAAGCTGCACAAGCACAACGGCAGTCTGAACTTCCACGGCAACGTCTATCACTGCGACTGGATGAGCCAGGAAGCGGGCCGCAACATTGTTGTGCGCTTCGATCCTGAAGACCTGCACAGCGGCGTTCATATCTACAGTGCAGAAGGCGCGCACCTGGGCTTTGCCGAATGTCAGCAGAAAATCGGCTTCTTTGATCTTGAGGGCGCGCGCTCGACCGCGAAGCGGAACCGTCAAATCAAAAAGGCTGAAAAGAAACTCGCAGAGCTGCACCGGCCGCATACCCCGGAACAGCTCGGGGCCGATCTGAACGAAATCCGCAAGGAAACCACTGCGCTGATGGAAGCCAAGGTGGTGAAGCTGGCACCCGCGAAGCCCCCTAGGGTCTCAACCTTCAGGCAGCATTCGGACCCCAGCGCCGAGGCGGCCCAGGACGCCCTCATTCTGCAGATCGGCGACAAGCGGAAGAAACCCGAACCATCCCCCAAACAGGAGGCCTTCAAGGTGGCCGCAACAGCAGACGACCGGTTTACCCAGGCGCAGGAAATCGAGCGCAGGCAGCAAAACGGCGACCCGGTCGGAGAGCGCGAGGCAGGCTGGCTGAAGGGCTACCAAACCCATTCGGAATACGAGGCGCTGGCAGCGCTGAAACAGGCATTCGGCGGCAATAACGCCGGGTAGATCACAAAAAAACCGCCGCCTGGATGGACCCCATGGCGACGGCATTGATTGACTAGGAGCGAGCATGACACAGACCTTGGAAATCGGCAATAGCGTACAGCCGTTGACCAACGTGGCGACAATGGCAGCGCTGGTAACCGAGCTGCAGAACCGGACCTTTGGAATGCCGGGTTTGGGGGTGTTTTACGGCTACCCCGGATATGGCAAAACCTTCGGCGCCATCTTCTGCGCCTCTGCCTTTGACGTCATTCATATTTCCATGCAGGGCGATTGGACCAAAAAGACCTTTTTGGAGCGGCTGCTGAACGAGCTGGGTGTGGCGCCCAAGCGGGTGGTACCCGATATGGTTCTGCAGGCCTGCGAAGAACTGGCGCTGGATGGCCGCACACTGATTGTCGATGAAGCGGACTATGCCTTCCGGCGCGGCGTGATTGAGCTGATCCGGGATTTGCATGACGGCTCGGACACCCCGGTTGTCATGATCGGCATGGAAGAATTCCCGCAGATGCTCCGGAAATATGAACTCATTGACAGCCGGGTCATGTCCTGGGTCGCCGCGCAGCCGGCCACCCTGAAAGACGCGGGCCTGCTGGCAAGCGTTTATGCTGAAGGCATAGACGTTTCTGAGGATCTGCTGGACGCCATTCTGGACCGCAACACCGGCAACGTGCGGCGCATGGTGACCGATCTTGCCCAGGTTAAAGGCGAGGCAAACAAGCTTGGCCAGACCAGCATGACGCTGCAGGACTGGGGCGGCATTGAATTCCGCCGCAAGGACGCCCCCAGCCCGCGCAGGGGGCTGAAATGAGCCAAGCCGCAACCCGCAACGCCGCCGAAAAAGAGATCCTGGAATTCATCCAGACCCGCCTGCGGTTTACCCACCATGACGTTGCCACCTACTGCGAGGCTGGCGATTGGACACGGCAGAATTACCTGCGCGCCTTGCAGCGCCAGGGCGTTGTCACCGAATGCGGCAACGACGGCACCACCAAGTTTTTCACCGTTTGGGGTGTTGATGAAGCCAGGGAAATCATGGCGGCGGCAAACGGGCATGAACTGGACACAGCCTGGTCCCGCAACCGGCTGGACCATCTGCTGGGCAAGATGCGCGAGACCGGCGCGGATATTGAGCTGCCATCGGCCGAGCCGCGCAGCCTGGAAGAACAGCAAATCTGGAAATACATTTCCGAACGGCCTTATTTCACAAACGCGGATGTTGAAACCATCTGCGCATCGGAAACCATCCGGACGCGGTTTCTCAGCCGCCTGAAGCAGACCGGCGTCATGCGGGTCTGGGGCCGCAGCAAGGGCAAGGTGTTTTTCTCGGTGAAGTCGCCGGAAGAGGCCCGCGAAGATGCCAAAGACAAGCGCGGCACCAAAGAGGGCGCCGTCTGGACCGCAATCCGCCACCAGAAACGGTTCAGGCCGGTTGATATCTTTGCCGCGCTGGCACCGGCCCGCCCGGATATCCCCCAGCGGTTCATTGTGGAATACTGCCGGATTTTGCGCCGCGCCGGCTATCTGCGTACCGCCGCCCGAACCCGGAATTTGATGGCGGACACGCCGCTGTTCCTGATGAAGAACACCGGCCCGCTGCCGCCTCAGAAACGCAGCATGACCGTCATCATCGACAGCAACGACGACAAGATTGTCTATGCTCCGGGAGGGCGCCTGTGATGAGCGACCGTCTGATACTTGCCCAGGACGGCTGGGGCGATGTTCTGCCCGATTGGGTGGAGGTCCTGGTGCGCGAATGCGACCAGTCTTCGCAGAATTCCGTTGCCGTTAAGCTTGGCCTCAGCGCCACCGTTGTCAGCCAGGCCATGCGAAACCGCTATGGCGGCTCGCTTGTCCGTATTGAAGCCGCCGTGCGCGACGTCTTCATGAGTGCCCCGGTCCTTTGCCCCGCCCTGAAAACCGAGATCCCCAGTGCTGCCTGCCTGGCCCACCGCCGCCGTGCGGAAAAATGGACCCATTCCAGCCCGTTCCGGGTCCGGATGATACGCGCCTGCCGCGCCTGCCGGAAGTTCAACAAGGAACCCGAAGAATGAAAGCGCGGCTTCCCTTCAAAACCCGGCTTGGGATTTTCCTGCGCCGCATTGCCGACCGCCTGGACCCAACAGGCGCCTGACTTCCCCGCCCTCACTGAAAGCCTGCACTTATGACCGAACCGACACCTGAAACACCCCGCACCAGCCAGTTCAGTCCCGCCCCTATTCCTGATGGCCGGGTTGTCGCCAACGGCAACACTTATATGGCCAACGCCAAAGGCGGACTGGACCCAATTGAGACGGTAAACGCTCAAGATCTGCTGATGGATGAAACCGTCCGCAAGATCGTCAGCTATGCCCTGCCGCTGCAGGGGCAAATCGCCCGTTTCAAAGCTCACACCAACAGCGACATTGTCGCTCTGGAAGAGCTTCTGGCGCAGGAATACGGCGCCAAAATCGGCGGGAAAAAAGGCAATATGACCCTGCTGTCTCATGACGGCCTGTACAAGGTCACAGTGTCAGTTGCTGACAGGATCGACTTTGGCCCCGAACTGCAGATTGCTAAGCAACTGCTGGACGAATGCCTGAATGAATGGGCCGCTGATGCTGGCCCGGAACTCCGCTCCATCGTCACCCGCGCGTTCAACACCGACAAAACTGGCCAGATCAACCGCTCTGAAATCTTCATGCTGCTGCGCCAGGATATCGCCGACGAGCGCTGGCAGCAGGCAATGAAAGCCATCCGCATGGCGATGCGCGTAGTCGGCACGGCATCTTACACCCGCTGCTACCGCCGCATGAGCGTGGATGCCCCCTGGCAGTACATCGCCATCGATCTGGCCAAAGCCTAACCCCTCATATCAGGAACACATCCATGGCAATGACCGAAGACGAAATCCGTGATGCAGCCAGGCGCAGCTTCCGTGTTTACACGCAGAAACAACGCTGGGCTGGCCGTGTGCTGGGAAACGCGGTGGCGCTGCTGAAACAGGGAGCAGAGGTCTCCCGCATTTCCCCGGAACGCTTTGACGCCATCGTGCGGGAAGAAATGGCCGAAGCGCGGCAGCGCATGGAAGCCGACGAAGCTGCAAGCCACCCGGTTGCGGCCGTGTTGAGCGAGGCCTCCTGATGACCCGAGCGCTTCAGCAAAAGATCCACGTCGGCTGCCGTGAGCTGGGCCTGGACAGAGACGGCCGCCGCGATCTGCAGCTCGCCGTCACCGGCAAAGCCTCCATGAAAGACATGACCGAGGCCGATTTAAACAGTGTTTTAAAGCGCCTTAAATCGGATGGTTTCAAGGCCAGCAGCGGCGGCAAAAAACATAAATTGGCGCCCCGCGCCGACCTGCGCCTGATCCATGTTCTGTGGCGAGGCCTGGGAGCAGCCGGCGAACTGCGCGACCCCAGCCGCAAAGGCCTGAACAAGTTCATCCGCGCCCGGTTCGGAAACACCTGGCAGTCGGTTCCCGCTGACGTGGATATGCTGCGCCAGCATGATCAGATCGACCAGGTTATTCAGGCCCTGAAAAGCTGGGGCCAGCGGGCGGATATCGACTTCGCCTGGGAGGATCACCAGCGATGAAGAAACCAGGCCGCCCGCAAGTATCCGACCACGCTGTTCTGCGGTTTCTGGAACGCGTTATGGGCG
It includes:
- a CDS encoding ParB/RepB/Spo0J family partition protein; its protein translation is MTPPNWQKIQTLPVADIQVEERLRTASPTAVASIVSSIHEVGSILQPLLVRRIKDGYRLMDGLHRLTAAKQAGLEEVPVKVSECTNDQAIRIEVDANVAGAPLTPLDMAVFLAAHKELYERENPETAQGKAGAHGRWDANDKMSLASFSANAAETFGKSQKTMQRLISVGEKLSKDEIAQLRDAPNKVQFKDLEHIAKCGEQTDRSAICAALGSGEAKSAKEVLARKKAPGAAVQSTTDQQAAKITDAWLRGSKAARTQFAEKFRDELLELLQDAEDSDTPASEVVMFQAHNREAG
- a CDS encoding transposase domain-containing protein is translated as MDSGITPEKEWWTAAELAEAKLPGLPGSVRGVNAFAERWGWKNNPAALQRRPGRGGGLLFHWSVLPSAAREKLAMQEAAAPVERPDRTTAWVTYEKLSQKAKDEAAARLDAIQKVELLHGSGTTHVQAVATIAAEFNASPRTIYNWLALVEGIPAVDQLAYLAPQPPKKRTRKEDRAQFKPFMDWLKSAFLQFEGPTFSQCYRKAKLKAEKEGWPFPIQKTAKRWVDAEVQRTTQIYTREGPRGLMRCYPAQIRDRSSLTAMEAVNADCHKIDVFVEWPDGTVNRPQIIAFQDLYSNKILSWRVDHDPNKVMVMAAFGEMIDNWRIPKRCLFDNGHEFANKWMTAGAPTRFRFKIRETDPVGVLPLLGIQMHWATPAHGQAKPIERAFRDIASDIAKDPRFAGAYVGNRPTAKPENYGSRAVKLAEFLEVLAEGIEEHNARPGRRSANANGRSFDETFADSYASTTLLKATEEQRNLWLMGQDTGKLHKHNGSLNFHGNVYHCDWMSQEAGRNIVVRFDPEDLHSGVHIYSAEGAHLGFAECQQKIGFFDLEGARSTAKRNRQIKKAEKKLAELHRPHTPEQLGADLNEIRKETTALMEAKVVKLAPAKPPRVSTFRQHSDPSAEAAQDALILQIGDKRKKPEPSPKQEAFKVAATADDRFTQAQEIERRQQNGDPVGEREAGWLKGYQTHSEYEALAALKQAFGGNNAG
- a CDS encoding AAA family ATPase, translating into MTQTLEIGNSVQPLTNVATMAALVTELQNRTFGMPGLGVFYGYPGYGKTFGAIFCASAFDVIHISMQGDWTKKTFLERLLNELGVAPKRVVPDMVLQACEELALDGRTLIVDEADYAFRRGVIELIRDLHDGSDTPVVMIGMEEFPQMLRKYELIDSRVMSWVAAQPATLKDAGLLASVYAEGIDVSEDLLDAILDRNTGNVRRMVTDLAQVKGEANKLGQTSMTLQDWGGIEFRRKDAPSPRRGLK
- a CDS encoding DUF3164 family protein, which gives rise to MTEPTPETPRTSQFSPAPIPDGRVVANGNTYMANAKGGLDPIETVNAQDLLMDETVRKIVSYALPLQGQIARFKAHTNSDIVALEELLAQEYGAKIGGKKGNMTLLSHDGLYKVTVSVADRIDFGPELQIAKQLLDECLNEWAADAGPELRSIVTRAFNTDKTGQINRSEIFMLLRQDIADERWQQAMKAIRMAMRVVGTASYTRCYRRMSVDAPWQYIAIDLAKA
- a CDS encoding gp16 family protein, producing the protein MTRALQQKIHVGCRELGLDRDGRRDLQLAVTGKASMKDMTEADLNSVLKRLKSDGFKASSGGKKHKLAPRADLRLIHVLWRGLGAAGELRDPSRKGLNKFIRARFGNTWQSVPADVDMLRQHDQIDQVIQALKSWGQRADIDFAWEDHQR